The following coding sequences are from one Lolium rigidum isolate FL_2022 chromosome 6, APGP_CSIRO_Lrig_0.1, whole genome shotgun sequence window:
- the LOC124666262 gene encoding F-box/kelch-repeat protein At1g23390-like — protein MGVGIQAQEPKHRRQGQEEREADGAADSSALAALYLYGDVLESVVDRVPAADLAATAGVSREWLRAVRSALRRRPRRLPWLVVHLHGRSRRRTAAYDPHSGAWLTVHAPRHATPSHVRLVRGARGDRVCALSLSGLDVAGDPLGTSACVAMKAPRVWRVDPVLAAVGDRVVALGGACQLALAEGEDAAAVEVHEGGSWTTCDPMPAALRESAAATWLSAAATEQRVYLVDRTTGWASWFDPAKRRWGPTRRLEPNSGVSSWGVAPGRAGAERLVLFGAKREGEGAENRVVIQAWEVDGDDLDLSTHDDTMPSEMSGRLFPRDEDEEDEEELAPSIGVCGNATGGYVYNAAELGNGAVLYELRSGEKGSAVERWEWVPCAPAVRAEPMGRAILACSPVGLDELARGLRPVSSRRACADKH, from the coding sequence ATGGGCGTGGGCATCCAGGCGCAGGAGCCGAAGCACCGGCGGCAGGGGCAAGAGGAGCGCGAGGCCGACGGCGCCGCGGACTCGTCGGCGCTGGCCGCGCTGTACCTGTACGGGGACGTGCTGGAGTCGGTGGTGGACCGCGTGCCGGCGGCCGACCTGGCCGCCACGGCGGGGGTCTCGCGGGAGTGGCTGCGCGCGGTGCGGTCCGCGCTGCGCCGGCGCCCGCGGCGGCTTCCCTGGCTCGTGGTCCACCTCCacggccgcagccgccgccgcaccgCGGCGTACGACCCGCACTCGGGCGCGTGGCTCACGGTGCACGCCCCGCGCCACGCCACGCCGTCGCACGTCCGCCTCGTGCGCGGCGCGCGCGGGGACCGCGTCTGCGCGCTCTCGCTCTCCGGCCTCGACGTCGCGGGGGACCCGCTGGGAACGTCCGCGTGCGTCGCCATGAAGGCTCCCCGCGTGTGGCGCGTCGACCCGGTGCTCGCCGCGGTGGGCGACCGCGTGGTGGCCCTGGGCGGCGCGTGCCAGCTCGCGCTGGCCGAGGGCGAGGACGCCGCCGCGGTGGAGGTCCACGAGGGCGGCAGCTGGACCACCTGCGACCCGAtgccggccgcgctccgggaGTCCGCGGCCGCCACGTGGCTctcggcggccgcgacggaacagaGAGTGTACCTCGTCGACCGGACCACCGGGTGGGCGAGCTGGttcgatccggcgaagcggcggtGGGGTCCCACCCGTCGCCTCGAACCAAACTCCGGCGTGTCCTCGTGGGGCGTcgcgcctggccgcgccggcgccgAGCGGCTGGTCCTCTTCGGGGCGAAGCGCGAAGGCGAGGGGGCGGAGAACAGGGTGGTGATCCAGGCGTGGGAGGTGGACGGCGACGACCTGGATCTGTCGACACACGACGACACGATGCCTAGCGAGATGTCGGGGAGGCTCTTCCCccgcgacgaggacgaggaggacgaggaggagttgGCGCCGTCGATCGGGGTGTGCGGCAACGCCACGGGAGGGTACGTGTACAATGCGGCCGAGCTGGGCAACGGCGCCGTGCTCTACGAGCTGCGGAGCGGGGAGAAGGGGAGCGCCGTGGAGCGGTGGGAGTGGGTGCCCTGCGCGCCGGCGGTGCGCGCCGAGCCGATGGGCCGCGCCATCCTTGCGTGCTCGCCGGTGGGGCTGGACGAGCTGGCGCGGGGACTGCGACCTGTGTCCTCGCGACGGGCATGCGCGGACAAGCACTGA